Below is a genomic region from Cydia strobilella chromosome 24, ilCydStro3.1, whole genome shotgun sequence.
ATTGTAAATTAGGTAGTGTTTCTTGACATTTATTCTAAAGGTAGATTGAGAGAAAGGGGCTGCGACCCTCACTGGTTCTTTCCTGTTACAGCAAATACTAACTGGCATTCAGGCAGGGAATGCGCTATTATTTTTGGTAGTTTTGGTCCAGGTGAGTATTGGAGTGGGGGGTAAATTAGTATTTGTCATTAAACTattggtagagttagaccaagataagtctgcaacgatttttttAGACTTATTCtgatttatacgtcataatgtcaTAGTAGTTTATAAACCTATGGAAGTGTATtcattacaggactagatatacctcatgtcattgtatgtgcaaagtttcatcacaatacaacacatagttttaaaagaacgaaactccgtttgtatgggaaggtgagaTCCGAGTTTGCTGCAGACTCTTAATATCTTACCTCAGGGTCATGGAGGTGCTGGCTGTTCCTGGTCGCTTCACCATGGATGTGGAAGGCGCGTTCAGCGATCTCCTTCTCGATGTCCAGGGCCTTGGCAAGCGCTTCCAGCTCATTCAGCTCCACGGTGAAGTTTTTGCTGCTGGTGTCCAAGGTGGAGCGGCGGGCGAAGTCCATCACACCACCTAGGGACCAGATTAGATTACTTAGCAACTATAATATTGATAAacacatgttaaattttatatacatCATATTCAAGccgtcttgtgtcggaggccaaggcTCATTTTGGGTCgttgagccaacggagtaaagtataaaaaaaatagtaatacgAGACCTATAGTTTTATTCTACTAAAAAACGAGAAAGATTGCAGATAATTAACAAAACAAATGTGTTGCTTTTTAAGGTGCATGGAGCCTTCTACCAAATACTACTAAAGACTCCGCTGAAAATAAAGAGCAACCATACAAGAAACATTTATGTATTTGTTGcaagtgcaacctagttgaaacgtcggaaaaaaggtaaaacaatgaattttaatcgcgttagaatgaattcaaaaattatgtgtacaaattCGCGAATTATGTGTCCAAAACGCgggagtttaaagtgttataaaaacttaaaattcccgttttttttaaatatacaataactTACCTCGAGTAGTTATATGCTTGATGAGATCAATAGTCTTCTCCCAAGCGTCATCGGACAGCTTCCTAAACAGCTTGCTGAACCCCTTCCTGTTGGTCTGGTAGTTGTCGAAGTAGGACGCCGATAGCAGGAACTCGTACGAGCGAGCGAGATGGAGGTTCGCGTACGCTTGCATCTCGGACGCGAGGTTGCCATGGTGACCGTAACCGCCGTAGATTGCGTTACATTTTGCCAGCACTGTGGGAGATTTTTGGGTTATACTGGCAACACTTTTCGTTTTCTACTACGCAGGAAGATTATCCAAAAGagttaagtagacatagagtgcccactctatacatcagttttgttagcaaaaatactattattttcgtagtcgacatctagcgtcaagtagcggaattatcagtaccgctactcgacactagatgtcacttgtgacgcgactgacgaaaagtgaattgctcaacaatttacaattaatattataagcagaaggagttgaaaatagagttccgttCGTGCCAAGTGTGACAGTACGTATTAACGATCTATTCTATGAAAAAGTGTGACAAGCGTGGTGGGGGGGctgaacaattttttatttgcctcaattttattgtatggaatgtGCAAAAAAGTTGTATAATGTAAATGGGCCTTAAATAAAGATGACGACTATAGTGAAGTATAGTGTTTGATGAGGATGAGGATTAACTGAATTATGAAAGTGCATATTCATTATGATGATTCACTTACCAAACTCTTAGTAAGCATGAAGCAAAATTAGATAATATACAACAAAATTCAATCAAATAGAGGCTCACGTTCCACttatggggcccactgattataccagtccgccggacgatatcggcctgtcagttgttcggaactgacaaatttttgttctaactgacaggccgatatcgtccggcggactggtaatcagtgggccccttaacacttACGATCTAATCTAACGTAAGCCCTACTTGTATGTTTGTGTAGGGACCTACGTGAAATATcacgtaattttttttccaGCAAAAAATAGTGATATCTCACTTGAGATTAGGGTGGGGGGAAGGGGCAAATCTCATGACATCTCACCCGAGggcgaggggggggggggggtaaaaaATCCTCATGAACACCTCACGCAATTAATGAACACCACAAGT
It encodes:
- the LOC134752310 gene encoding ferritin light chain, with translation MKVLALAVSCLLALSGALAADSCYQDVSMDCSQASNSMVLAKCNAIYGGYGHHGNLASEMQAYANLHLARSYEFLLSASYFDNYQTNRKGFSKLFRKLSDDAWEKTIDLIKHITTRGGVMDFARRSTLDTSSKNFTVELNELEALAKALDIEKEIAERAFHIHGEATRNSQHLHDPEIAQYMEEEFIEDHAKTIRNLAGHSADIKKFIAQNDGQDLSISLYLYDEYLQKTV